CTTTTCCACGTCCATTGAGGCGATTCCTTCGCTATCGCAGCAGTAACGTGGGGATGGTCGATGAGCGCAACAGATCAGCGGTTTTGCTGCCGAACAGCAGACTTCGCAGCGCCGAGTGGCCGAAAGCACCCATGATCAGCATGTCGATGGACTGCTCTTTCACCGTCTTGGAGATGATGCTTTCCGCGTCGCCGGGGATCAGCGATGCGGTGACATTGAAGCCAGCCGCTTCCAAGGTGGTCTTGGCCCAATCAAGCTGCTTGGGGGCATCCGGGCTTTCCTTACCTGACATCAGCAAATAGATCGGCAGGCCACGGAACAGCGGACTGCCAGCAACCATCTCTACGCCGCGCCGGGTCACATTTCCGCCGTCAAAGGCGATCATCACGCGTTGCGGTTCCTTGAAGCCATCCGTCACGGTCAAGATCGGTTTCTGCAGGGCGCGCACGACGCGCTCGACGTTCCGGCCAAGGTCGCGTTGGGTTGTCTCGGCGGCTTCTCCACGGCGACCCAAGACCAGCAGGCGCACGCCCTCTGCTTGTTCTGCAAGCGTTTCCTCCAGTTCGCCGTGCCG
This genomic window from Burkholderiales bacterium GJ-E10 contains:
- a CDS encoding universal stress protein UspA, whose translation is MKNENKVLACVDQSHFADYVADYAAWAARRIDAPLEFLHVIDRHPELGSGEDHSGAIGIDAQENLLAKLSTEDEVRTKNAREQGRIFLNRLRERAASAGAAQVDVRQRHGELEETLAEQAEGVRLLVLGRRGEAAETTQRDLGRNVERVVRALQKPILTVTDGFKEPQRVMIAFDGGNVTRRGVEMVAGSPLFRGLPIYLLMSGKESPDAPKQLDWAKTTLEAAGFNVTASLIPGDAESIISKTVKEQSIDMLIMGAFGHSALRSLLFGSKTADLLRSSTIPTLLLR